In Actinomadura citrea, a single window of DNA contains:
- a CDS encoding alpha/beta fold hydrolase — protein sequence MPAELTYESTLRELATDQGVLRYHEAGEGPPLLLLHGSGPGVTGWRNYRGNLARFAEHFRCLVLEFPGFGVSDPTDEHPMMAAGGAVVRFLDGLGLDQVDVIGNSMGGIVATQVALRHPERVRRLVTIGGIGRNVFSPAPGEGIRLLAEFTDDPTREGLVRWLNSMVYDPRIVTEEMIEERWRQATDPDTLASARRMYGSKAMAARAKAMAASDEPPYWAMLHRLKAETLITWGRDDRVSPVDMVLVPMRTIPDVQVNIFPNCGHWVMIEQKSAWESAVLAFLTRKDER from the coding sequence ATGCCTGCGGAGCTGACCTACGAGTCGACGTTGCGCGAGCTCGCCACCGACCAGGGCGTCCTGCGCTACCACGAGGCCGGTGAGGGCCCGCCGCTGCTGCTGCTGCACGGCTCCGGTCCCGGCGTCACCGGCTGGCGCAACTACCGCGGCAACCTCGCCCGGTTCGCCGAGCACTTCCGCTGCCTGGTCCTGGAGTTCCCCGGCTTCGGGGTCAGCGACCCGACCGACGAGCACCCGATGATGGCCGCCGGCGGCGCCGTGGTCCGGTTCCTGGACGGCCTCGGCCTCGACCAGGTCGACGTGATCGGCAACTCCATGGGCGGAATCGTCGCGACGCAGGTGGCGCTCCGGCACCCCGAGCGCGTCCGGCGGCTGGTGACCATCGGCGGGATCGGCCGCAACGTCTTCAGTCCCGCGCCCGGTGAGGGGATCAGGCTGCTGGCGGAGTTCACCGACGACCCGACCCGCGAGGGCCTCGTCCGGTGGCTGAACTCGATGGTGTACGACCCGCGGATCGTCACCGAGGAGATGATCGAGGAGCGCTGGCGGCAGGCGACCGACCCGGACACCCTCGCGAGCGCGCGCCGCATGTACGGCTCGAAGGCGATGGCGGCCCGCGCGAAGGCGATGGCGGCCTCCGACGAGCCGCCGTACTGGGCGATGCTCCACAGGCTCAAGGCCGAGACTCTGATCACCTGGGGCCGGGACGACCGGGTCAGCCCCGTCGACATGGTGCTCGTGCCGATGCGGACCATCCCGGACGTCCAGGTGAACATCTTCCCTAACTGCGGGCACTGGGTGATGATCGAGCAGAAGTCCGCCTGGGAGAGCGCCGTGCTGGCGTTCCTGACCCGGAAGGACGAGCGGTGA
- a CDS encoding flavin reductase family protein, translating to MPAEPALTPLHDADAAAPEPADFRLAMAEFATGVTVVTALDGGEPVGFACQSFASVSLDPPLILFCADKRGRSWPRIRSAGRFCVNVLGEEQRDLCERFGSSRGTKFEGLEWEESRWGAPALPDVLLAVHCVVHDVHEAGDHEVVIGRVLAVDRHEVVNGTWRHPMVFFRSRFGVGEPDAPIAPDPWGIGDRWGWG from the coding sequence ATGCCAGCCGAGCCAGCGCTCACGCCCCTGCACGACGCCGACGCGGCCGCGCCGGAGCCGGCGGACTTCCGCCTGGCCATGGCGGAGTTCGCGACCGGCGTCACCGTCGTCACCGCCCTCGACGGCGGCGAGCCGGTCGGCTTTGCCTGCCAGTCGTTCGCGTCGGTGTCGCTGGACCCGCCGCTGATCCTGTTCTGCGCGGACAAGCGCGGCCGGTCGTGGCCCCGGATCCGCTCGGCGGGGCGGTTCTGCGTGAACGTCCTCGGAGAGGAGCAGCGCGACCTGTGCGAGCGCTTCGGGTCGAGCCGGGGCACCAAGTTCGAGGGCCTGGAGTGGGAGGAGTCGCGCTGGGGCGCCCCCGCCCTGCCGGACGTCCTGCTCGCCGTCCACTGCGTCGTGCACGACGTGCACGAGGCCGGCGACCACGAGGTGGTGATCGGGCGGGTCCTGGCGGTGGACCGGCACGAGGTGGTGAACGGCACGTGGCGGCACCCGATGGTGTTCTTCCGCAGCCGGTTCGGCGTCGGGGAGCCCGACGCGCCGATCGCCCCCGACCCGTGGGGCATCGGCGACCGGTGGGGCTGGGGTTGA
- a CDS encoding IclR family transcriptional regulator codes for MTEATMPEAATPEVMTRRGVMSAAAMQSESLQSADARRESPPSMIERMTLILDAFNGPTARLTLEDVARRTRLPRSTAHRILDQLVRQRWLAHHSFGYGLGQRALGLGGQDGGHGKIREAAAPLLHELQVTTGLVAHLAVLDGAEVFYLDKLGGRLATSVPSRVGGRAPAHCTALGKAMLAWLEPEQVDALLGSGISRFTSRTIGELGTLHQELHRIRQRRGLAFERGESYPGIACVAAAIRGAEVPVAGISLVGDIRAPLENVAPLVVTAAREASQILFPGSAPGARAGRPGGRTRRAVRTGEETSWSPETMNRLLAVDGRGDWM; via the coding sequence ATGACCGAGGCCACGATGCCGGAGGCAGCGACGCCGGAGGTCATGACGCGGCGGGGGGTCATGTCGGCGGCGGCCATGCAGTCGGAGAGCCTGCAGTCGGCGGACGCGCGCCGGGAGTCGCCGCCGTCGATGATCGAGCGGATGACGCTGATCCTCGACGCGTTCAACGGCCCGACCGCCCGGCTGACCCTGGAGGACGTCGCCCGCCGCACCCGGCTGCCGCGCTCCACCGCGCACCGGATCCTGGACCAGCTCGTCCGGCAGCGCTGGCTCGCGCACCACTCGTTCGGCTACGGGCTCGGCCAGCGCGCCCTCGGCCTCGGCGGGCAGGACGGCGGGCACGGCAAGATCCGCGAGGCCGCCGCGCCGCTGCTGCACGAGCTGCAGGTCACCACCGGGCTCGTCGCGCACCTGGCCGTCCTGGACGGCGCCGAGGTCTTCTACCTGGACAAGCTCGGCGGGCGGCTCGCGACCTCCGTCCCGTCGCGGGTCGGCGGCCGCGCACCGGCGCACTGCACCGCCCTCGGCAAGGCGATGCTGGCCTGGCTGGAGCCCGAGCAGGTGGACGCGCTGCTCGGCTCGGGCATCAGCCGCTTCACCAGCCGCACGATCGGCGAGCTCGGCACGCTCCACCAGGAGCTGCACCGCATCCGGCAGCGCCGCGGCCTGGCGTTCGAGCGCGGCGAGTCCTACCCCGGCATCGCCTGCGTCGCCGCGGCGATCCGCGGCGCGGAGGTGCCGGTCGCCGGGATCTCCCTGGTCGGCGACATCCGCGCACCGCTGGAGAACGTCGCGCCGCTGGTGGTCACCGCCGCCCGGGAGGCGTCGCAGATCCTGTTCCCCGGCTCGGCCCCCGGCGCCCGCGCGGGCCGCCCCGGCGGGCGCACCCGGCGCGCCGTGCGGACGGGCGAGGAGACCAGCTGGTCGCCGGAGACGATGAACCGGCTGCTCGCGGTCGACGGGCGCGGCGACTGGATGTGA
- a CDS encoding TIGR03619 family F420-dependent LLM class oxidoreductase, whose protein sequence is MRVGIVTPVVAQPPGHAAWERDAGIEEIALIAGTADRLGYHHVTCSEHVAVPAGAAEQRGGVYWDPLATFGHLAARTSRIRLATQVLVLGYHHPLAIAKRYGTLDRVSGGRLTLGLGVGSLEEEFGLLGAPFAGRGARADDALAALRASLSRRTPEYRGEHYAYSGLVVEPHAVQDRVPLWIGGRSGRSLRRALDADGWVPFGLPLRTLAEMLADADVPPGFDVVLAPSRPLDPIGAPEASGTALARLREAGATIAGVRMESDSAPHYCEQLAALRGLAADYGLAFGEEA, encoded by the coding sequence ATGCGCGTCGGGATCGTCACGCCGGTGGTGGCGCAGCCGCCCGGCCATGCCGCCTGGGAGCGCGACGCGGGCATCGAGGAGATCGCCCTGATCGCCGGGACCGCAGACCGGCTCGGCTACCACCACGTGACGTGCAGCGAGCACGTCGCCGTCCCGGCCGGGGCGGCCGAGCAGCGCGGCGGCGTCTACTGGGACCCGCTCGCGACCTTCGGCCACCTCGCCGCCCGCACGTCCCGGATCCGGCTCGCCACGCAGGTGCTCGTGCTCGGCTACCACCACCCGCTCGCCATCGCCAAGCGCTACGGCACGCTCGACCGGGTCAGCGGCGGGCGGCTCACGCTCGGCCTCGGCGTCGGCAGCCTGGAGGAGGAGTTCGGCCTGCTCGGAGCACCGTTCGCCGGCCGCGGCGCCCGCGCCGACGACGCACTGGCCGCGCTCCGCGCGTCCCTGTCGCGGCGCACGCCCGAGTACCGCGGCGAGCACTACGCCTACTCCGGTCTGGTCGTGGAGCCGCACGCCGTCCAGGACCGCGTCCCGCTGTGGATCGGCGGCCGCTCGGGCCGCTCGCTGCGCCGCGCGCTGGACGCCGACGGCTGGGTCCCGTTCGGCCTGCCGCTGCGCACGCTCGCGGAGATGCTCGCGGACGCCGACGTGCCGCCCGGCTTCGACGTGGTCCTCGCACCGTCGCGCCCGCTGGACCCGATCGGCGCACCGGAGGCGTCCGGGACGGCGCTCGCCCGGCTGCGCGAGGCGGGCGCCACGATCGCCGGCGTCCGGATGGAGTCGGATTCGGCACCGCACTACTGCGAGCAGCTCGCCGCCCTGCGCGGGCTGGCCGCCGACTACGGCCTGGCCTTCGGGGAGGAGGCGTGA
- a CDS encoding nuclear transport factor 2 family protein: protein MSVEARLAALEERLRALEDEREITRLILSYGPLVDAGCAAEVAGLWEPDGVYDVDELMMTGHPEIEAMVRSANHQRWISGGCAHVVGPPHVAVSGDEATAVGYTLMIVKRPDGFVLRRATANHWRLRRTPSGWRAVTRTNRVLDGREESPDLLASHFPDAVRHR, encoded by the coding sequence GTGAGCGTCGAGGCCCGCCTGGCCGCCCTCGAAGAGCGGCTGCGTGCCCTGGAGGACGAGCGGGAGATCACCCGGCTGATCCTCTCCTACGGCCCGCTGGTCGACGCCGGCTGCGCGGCCGAGGTCGCCGGGCTCTGGGAGCCGGACGGCGTCTACGACGTGGACGAGCTGATGATGACCGGGCACCCGGAGATCGAGGCGATGGTCCGCTCGGCGAACCACCAGCGGTGGATCTCCGGCGGCTGCGCGCACGTCGTCGGCCCGCCGCACGTCGCGGTCTCCGGCGACGAGGCCACCGCCGTCGGCTACACCCTCATGATCGTCAAGCGGCCGGACGGCTTCGTGCTGCGCCGTGCCACCGCCAACCACTGGCGGCTGCGCCGCACCCCGTCCGGCTGGCGCGCCGTGACCCGCACCAACCGCGTCCTCGACGGCCGCGAGGAGTCGCCCGACCTGCTCGCCTCCCACTTCCCGGACGCCGTCCGGCACCGCTGA
- a CDS encoding maleylpyruvate isomerase family mycothiol-dependent enzyme, giving the protein MNEQMRANTAAYEQTIRSTLALAETLRDDDWDRPTECPGWTVKDQFSHLAGVERDLLGDPAPPVELPEFDHLRNDFARYTEIAVHARRPVPGPQVVAELADALERRLVQVAGEDPDRVLMCPDGREGPYTRFMKFRAMDCWTHEQDIRRAVGRPGNLDGPAAQCFWELLSRSLPRIVARAAKGEPGRSAALTISGPPDFEVAVTVGDDGRGTWSDVPASPAARIAMDWETYVRLAAGRCAAGDVAVRTEGDGELAGGVLATMGVTP; this is encoded by the coding sequence ATGAACGAGCAGATGCGCGCCAACACCGCCGCGTACGAGCAGACGATCCGCTCGACGCTCGCGCTCGCCGAGACGTTGCGCGACGACGACTGGGACCGGCCGACCGAGTGCCCCGGCTGGACGGTCAAGGACCAGTTCTCCCACCTCGCCGGTGTGGAGCGCGACCTGCTCGGCGACCCCGCCCCGCCCGTCGAGCTGCCCGAGTTCGACCACCTCCGCAACGACTTCGCCCGGTACACCGAGATCGCGGTGCACGCGCGGCGGCCCGTCCCCGGCCCGCAGGTCGTGGCGGAGCTGGCGGACGCGCTCGAACGCCGCCTGGTGCAGGTGGCCGGCGAGGACCCCGACCGCGTCCTGATGTGCCCGGACGGCAGGGAGGGCCCCTACACGCGGTTCATGAAGTTCCGCGCCATGGACTGCTGGACCCACGAGCAGGACATCCGCCGCGCGGTCGGCCGCCCCGGCAACCTCGACGGCCCGGCGGCGCAGTGCTTCTGGGAGCTGCTGAGCCGCTCCCTGCCCCGCATCGTGGCCCGCGCCGCGAAGGGCGAGCCCGGCCGGAGCGCCGCCCTCACGATCTCCGGCCCGCCCGACTTCGAGGTCGCCGTGACCGTCGGCGACGACGGTCGCGGCACGTGGTCGGACGTCCCGGCGTCCCCGGCGGCGAGGATCGCCATGGACTGGGAGACCTACGTCCGGCTTGCCGCCGGCCGCTGCGCGGCGGGCGACGTCGCCGTCCGCACCGAGGGCGACGGGGAGCTGGCCGGCGGGGTCCTCGCCACCATGGGCGTCACCCCCTGA
- a CDS encoding SGNH/GDSL hydrolase family protein has protein sequence MKRLFNGRPSTGRVVTRVAARRRGRGRVVRGAVGAIVLAGAALGGTAVPAAAAAQEYVALGDSMASGPLIPDITGPIGCGRSTHNYAHELASRLGAALRDVTCSGAKTTHMTQSQSTSVGGVDTGTVPPQLDALTASTALVTLTIGGNDVGLVGIAQDCATLDPTATPCKGEFEEQVAQRTRDFGPKLSAVLDGIRARSPKARIVVTGYGLYIKQNGCWPVQPVLPTDANFLQGSVNAMNDVIRQQTTAHGGTYVDLVTPSAGHDACQSSSRRWVEGYVPVHAAAPLHPNAQGEAAYAAVLGGVLGA, from the coding sequence ATGAAGCGTCTGTTCAACGGCCGCCCGTCCACCGGCCGGGTCGTCACGCGAGTCGCCGCACGCCGGCGCGGCAGGGGCCGGGTCGTCAGGGGCGCCGTCGGCGCGATCGTCCTGGCGGGGGCGGCCCTCGGCGGGACGGCGGTGCCCGCGGCGGCGGCCGCGCAGGAGTACGTCGCGCTCGGCGACTCGATGGCGTCCGGCCCGCTCATCCCGGACATCACCGGCCCGATCGGCTGCGGGCGCTCCACCCACAACTACGCGCACGAGCTGGCGTCCCGGCTCGGCGCCGCGCTCCGGGACGTCACCTGCAGCGGCGCCAAGACCACCCACATGACCCAGTCGCAGAGCACCAGCGTCGGCGGTGTCGACACGGGGACCGTCCCGCCGCAGCTCGACGCGCTCACCGCGTCCACCGCGCTGGTGACCCTCACCATCGGCGGCAACGACGTCGGCCTCGTCGGCATCGCCCAGGACTGCGCCACCCTCGACCCCACCGCCACCCCGTGCAAGGGCGAGTTCGAGGAGCAGGTGGCCCAGCGCACCCGCGACTTCGGCCCGAAGCTGTCCGCCGTCCTGGACGGCATCCGCGCCCGCTCCCCGAAGGCCCGGATCGTCGTCACCGGCTACGGCCTCTACATCAAGCAGAACGGCTGCTGGCCCGTGCAACCCGTGCTCCCCACGGACGCCAACTTCCTGCAGGGCTCCGTGAACGCCATGAACGACGTGATCCGTCAGCAGACGACCGCGCACGGCGGGACCTACGTCGACCTGGTCACGCCCAGCGCGGGACATGACGCCTGCCAGTCGTCGTCCAGGCGCTGGGTCGAGGGCTACGTCCCCGTCCACGCCGCCGCCCCCCTCCACCCGAACGCGCAGGGCGAGGCCGCCTACGCCGCCGTCCTCGGCGGCGTCCTCGGCGCCTGA
- a CDS encoding PucR family transcriptional regulator, producing MTRDKTPALRVAGRPMAAHLRVRAPLLTRRVVARLLAELPVYAELPQEEVAGDIAGIVQHSLRQFADVLERRRPARAADFARQRDSAALRAEEGVPLDAILAAYQIGAAMAWEELTTGAEPADLPAFQEALGYFLDFQRLLTSAVSAAYLEVRQILDSQEHGGRHALMTALLAGDTAGHRPAPRYAVLALAFGPHPDEAGSGQRARIAARRKIRRVRTALDAVADEPALTALDASGGTALLPFSSGWEALHDLVAGAAKAADIEVTAAAEIIGPAGVPGAVAQTAEIMDLVRRAGRPPGLYRLADVLLDYQLSRPSGALAALAALLAPLDRRPDLLSTLERYLAFDLDRRATGAALHVHPNTVAYRIRRISALTGLDPGRPGDLQLLNAALVARRSLH from the coding sequence GTGACGCGGGACAAGACGCCGGCGCTGCGGGTGGCGGGCCGGCCGATGGCGGCCCATCTGCGGGTCCGCGCGCCGCTGCTGACCCGCCGGGTCGTGGCGCGGCTGCTCGCCGAGCTGCCCGTCTACGCCGAACTGCCGCAGGAGGAGGTCGCCGGGGACATCGCCGGGATCGTCCAGCACAGCCTGCGGCAGTTCGCGGACGTCCTGGAGCGGCGCCGGCCGGCCCGCGCGGCCGACTTCGCCCGGCAGCGCGACTCGGCGGCGCTACGGGCCGAGGAGGGCGTGCCGCTGGACGCGATCCTCGCCGCCTACCAGATCGGGGCGGCCATGGCCTGGGAGGAGCTGACCACCGGGGCCGAGCCCGCCGACCTGCCCGCCTTCCAGGAGGCGCTCGGCTACTTCCTCGACTTCCAGCGGCTGCTGACCTCGGCCGTCAGCGCCGCCTACCTGGAGGTGCGGCAGATCCTCGACAGCCAGGAGCACGGCGGCCGGCACGCCCTGATGACCGCGCTGCTGGCAGGGGACACCGCGGGGCACCGCCCGGCGCCCCGGTACGCCGTCCTGGCGCTGGCGTTCGGCCCGCATCCGGACGAGGCCGGCTCGGGCCAGCGGGCCCGGATCGCCGCCCGCCGCAAGATCCGCCGCGTCCGGACCGCCCTGGACGCCGTCGCCGACGAGCCCGCCCTCACCGCCCTGGACGCATCGGGAGGGACGGCTCTACTGCCCTTCTCCTCCGGCTGGGAGGCCCTGCACGACCTGGTCGCGGGCGCGGCGAAGGCGGCCGACATCGAGGTGACGGCCGCCGCGGAGATCATCGGCCCGGCGGGCGTGCCGGGCGCCGTCGCCCAGACCGCCGAGATCATGGATCTGGTGCGCCGGGCGGGCCGCCCGCCCGGCCTGTACCGGCTCGCCGACGTCCTGCTGGACTACCAGCTGAGCCGCCCGAGCGGCGCGCTCGCCGCGCTCGCCGCCCTGCTGGCGCCGCTCGACCGCAGGCCGGATCTGCTGAGCACCCTGGAGCGCTACCTGGCGTTCGACCTGGACCGCCGCGCGACCGGTGCGGCCCTGCACGTCCACCCGAACACGGTCGCCTATCGCATCCGCCGCATCAGCGCCCTCACCGGACTGGACCCGGGCCGCCCCGGCGACCTCCAGCTGCTGAACGCCGCCCTGGTGGCCCGCCGCTCCCTGCACTGA
- a CDS encoding acetate uptake transporter family protein codes for MARRREHQSAPMPGEHTGSAMPAEGMETPAHGAAAPAHGAAMAPPRGADQAGEHALWEDRTRVFLQPIAAPSILGLFGLAAAAMMVGAWQAGWYGGAGTPLILWPFVLTFGGVAQLLAGMWGYRARDGVATAMHGMWGAFFIGWGLLFLLVSIGAAPVALAPVLGTSFQGFAFWFIPLAVITGLGALAALGENLMTALVWGCLAVGAGFTAAGFWAGSTWPLDVGGWLFVAAAVVALYAAAAMMFVNSFGRTILPTGMIRRGANMPGGRGVRPLEYRYGEPGVKIGQ; via the coding sequence ATGGCAAGGCGTAGAGAGCACCAATCCGCGCCGATGCCCGGCGAGCACACGGGATCGGCGATGCCCGCGGAGGGCATGGAGACGCCGGCGCACGGCGCGGCCGCGCCGGCGCACGGCGCGGCGATGGCGCCCCCGCGGGGCGCGGACCAGGCCGGCGAACACGCGCTCTGGGAGGACCGCACCCGCGTCTTCCTGCAGCCCATCGCGGCGCCGTCGATCCTCGGGCTGTTCGGGCTCGCCGCGGCGGCCATGATGGTGGGCGCGTGGCAGGCCGGCTGGTACGGCGGCGCCGGCACCCCGCTCATCCTGTGGCCGTTCGTGCTGACCTTCGGCGGCGTCGCGCAGCTGCTGGCCGGCATGTGGGGCTACCGGGCGCGCGACGGCGTGGCCACCGCGATGCACGGCATGTGGGGCGCGTTCTTCATCGGCTGGGGCCTGCTGTTCCTGCTGGTGAGCATCGGCGCCGCGCCCGTGGCGCTGGCGCCGGTCCTCGGTACCTCCTTCCAGGGCTTCGCGTTCTGGTTCATTCCACTCGCGGTGATCACCGGCCTGGGCGCGCTCGCCGCGCTCGGTGAGAATCTGATGACGGCCCTGGTGTGGGGCTGCCTGGCCGTCGGCGCGGGCTTCACGGCCGCCGGATTCTGGGCCGGCTCGACCTGGCCGCTGGACGTCGGCGGCTGGCTGTTCGTCGCGGCGGCGGTGGTCGCCCTGTACGCGGCGGCCGCGATGATGTTCGTGAACAGCTTCGGACGGACGATCCTGCCCACGGGCATGATCCGCCGGGGCGCCAACATGCCCGGCGGCCGGGGAGTCCGGCCCCTGGAGTACCGGTACGGTGAGCCGGGTGTGAAGATCGGGCAGTGA
- a CDS encoding STAS domain-containing protein, with protein sequence MTVWRITGGEGAPDPGAREAARYDIVEHDSALLRITAASGVSRVLLAGEVDVSNTAAVAHALRAVHERGSGDLHADLSGVEFMDVAGLRAFSEAARALHDRGRLLVLHGVPPHIERLFTLIGWHTTPGLEIHCPPPR encoded by the coding sequence ATGACGGTCTGGCGGATCACCGGCGGCGAGGGCGCCCCCGACCCCGGTGCGCGGGAGGCTGCCCGCTACGACATCGTCGAGCACGACTCCGCGCTGCTGCGCATCACGGCCGCGTCGGGCGTGTCCCGGGTGCTGCTCGCCGGGGAGGTCGACGTCTCCAACACCGCCGCGGTCGCGCACGCCCTGCGCGCCGTCCACGAACGCGGGTCCGGTGACCTGCACGCCGACCTGTCGGGGGTCGAGTTCATGGACGTCGCGGGTCTGCGCGCCTTCAGCGAGGCCGCCCGCGCCCTGCACGACCGTGGCCGCCTCCTCGTCCTGCACGGGGTCCCCCCGCACATCGAGCGGCTGTTCACGCTGATCGGCTGGCACACCACGCCCGGCCTTGAGATCCACTGCCCGCCGCCCCGCTGA
- a CDS encoding DUF2630 family protein — protein sequence MDEKAILERINDFIEEEHALRQAHERAETSNAEAQARLRDLEVALDQCWDLLRQRRARLAAGQNPDDAQVRPAGEVEGYRQ from the coding sequence ATGGACGAGAAGGCGATCCTGGAACGTATCAACGATTTCATCGAGGAGGAACACGCCCTCCGGCAGGCGCACGAGCGGGCCGAGACCTCCAACGCCGAGGCCCAGGCGCGGCTGCGGGACCTGGAAGTGGCCCTCGACCAGTGCTGGGATCTGCTGCGGCAGCGGCGGGCCCGCCTCGCGGCGGGACAGAACCCCGACGACGCCCAGGTCCGTCCCGCCGGCGAAGTGGAAGGCTACCGGCAGTAG
- a CDS encoding L-lactate permease, with product MYQQVLDPVADSLGWSSLVAALPLAVLFVLLGGVRMRAWPASLIALAVALAVAVWTYGMPADQALLAASEGAAFGFYPILWIVINALWVYNITVATGHFDVLRRSFAQVSDDNRLQAVLIAFSFGALLEALAGFGTPVAVTSVMLIALGFPPLKAAVLALTANTAPVAFGAMATPILTLGKVTGESSDTLGAMVGRQTPILALFVPLVLVVIVDGRRGLRETWPVALLCGAAFGVAQYVTANFISVPLADVVASLVSAAAVVLAVRLRPSAAPARPAPVAGGAADEPTPEFAARVEGRDGGPDGDSRAEVARAYAPYAIIIAVFVVCQIGPVKDLLDRATRTFSWPGLHLTGPSGKPLALPTFTFNYLTTPGTQMLVAGLITMAALGVGLRRALGAYRTTLVQLRWAIITVMAVLALAFVMNASGQTVTLGTWMAGAGGAFALLSPILGWLGTAVTGSDTSSNSLFGSLQVTAANKADLSTVLMAATNSSGGVLGKMVSPQNLAIAAAAVGLDGREGDIFRRVVLWSLLFLAGMCLLSGLQSTAVLGWMVP from the coding sequence GTGTACCAGCAGGTCCTCGATCCCGTCGCCGACTCGCTCGGCTGGAGCTCCCTGGTCGCCGCGCTGCCGCTGGCCGTGCTGTTCGTCCTGCTCGGCGGCGTGCGCATGCGCGCGTGGCCGGCGTCCCTGATCGCGCTGGCCGTCGCGCTGGCGGTCGCCGTCTGGACGTACGGCATGCCCGCCGACCAGGCGCTGCTCGCCGCCTCCGAAGGCGCCGCGTTCGGCTTCTACCCGATCCTGTGGATCGTCATCAACGCCCTCTGGGTCTACAACATCACCGTCGCCACCGGCCACTTCGACGTGCTGCGCCGCTCGTTCGCGCAGGTCAGCGACGACAACAGGCTCCAGGCGGTGCTGATCGCCTTCTCGTTCGGCGCGCTGCTGGAGGCCCTGGCCGGGTTCGGCACGCCGGTCGCGGTCACCTCCGTCATGCTGATCGCGCTCGGCTTCCCGCCGCTCAAGGCCGCCGTGCTGGCCCTCACCGCCAACACCGCGCCCGTCGCGTTCGGCGCGATGGCGACGCCGATCCTCACGCTCGGCAAGGTCACCGGCGAGTCCAGCGACACGCTCGGCGCCATGGTGGGGCGGCAGACCCCGATCCTCGCCCTGTTCGTCCCGCTCGTCCTCGTCGTCATCGTGGACGGGCGGCGCGGCCTGCGCGAGACCTGGCCCGTCGCCCTGCTGTGCGGCGCCGCGTTCGGCGTCGCCCAGTACGTCACGGCGAACTTCATCTCGGTGCCGCTCGCCGACGTCGTGGCCTCGCTGGTCTCGGCCGCGGCCGTCGTCCTCGCCGTCCGGCTGCGTCCGTCGGCGGCGCCGGCGAGGCCGGCCCCGGTCGCGGGCGGTGCGGCGGACGAGCCGACCCCCGAGTTCGCCGCCCGCGTCGAAGGACGGGACGGGGGACCGGACGGGGACTCCCGCGCCGAGGTCGCCCGCGCCTACGCGCCCTACGCGATCATCATCGCGGTCTTCGTCGTCTGCCAGATCGGGCCGGTCAAGGATCTCCTGGACAGGGCGACCCGGACGTTCTCCTGGCCGGGCCTGCACCTCACGGGCCCGTCCGGCAAGCCGCTGGCCCTGCCGACCTTCACCTTCAACTACCTGACCACGCCCGGCACGCAGATGCTCGTCGCCGGGCTGATCACCATGGCCGCCCTCGGCGTCGGCCTGCGCCGGGCCCTGGGCGCCTACCGGACGACCCTCGTTCAGCTCAGGTGGGCGATCATCACGGTCATGGCCGTCCTGGCGCTGGCCTTCGTGATGAACGCCTCCGGGCAGACCGTGACGCTCGGGACGTGGATGGCCGGTGCGGGCGGCGCGTTCGCGCTGCTGTCGCCGATCCTCGGCTGGCTCGGCACCGCCGTCACCGGATCGGACACCTCGTCCAACTCGCTGTTCGGCTCCCTGCAGGTCACCGCCGCGAACAAGGCCGACCTGTCGACGGTCCTGATGGCGGCGACCAACAGCTCCGGCGGCGTCCTCGGCAAGATGGTGTCGCCGCAGAACCTCGCCATCGCCGCGGCGGCCGTCGGCCTGGACGGGCGCGAGGGCGACATCTTCCGCCGCGTCGTGCTGTGGAGCCTGCTGTTCCTCGCCGGGATGTGCCTGCTCTCCGGCCTGCAGTCCACCGCCGTGCTCGGCTGGATGGTCCCGTGA